From a region of the Hypanus sabinus isolate sHypSab1 chromosome 2, sHypSab1.hap1, whole genome shotgun sequence genome:
- the LOC132380151 gene encoding cytoplasmic protein NCK1-like isoform X2: MESVNIIKQFFGIGKVKRKPSIRDTASNADNDGYADNGERLYDLNAPAYVKFNYTAERDDELSLVKGTKVTVMEKCSDGWWRGSYNGQTGWFPSNYVMEEPEGTTVEPVSSLTERLAVVMNAHNAKVLHVVQALYPFSSSNEEELNFEKGEVMDVIEKPENDPEWWKCRKADGQVGLVPKNYVNTIPTSPPTNSIGPTPPRCDYIGVATTGKFAGSPWYYGKITRHQGEMALNERGVDGDFIIRDSESSPNDFSVSLKAQNKNKHFKVQLKQGLYCIGQRKFDSMEDLVEHYKKAPIFTSEHGEKLFLVKPLS, translated from the exons GAATTGGAAAGGTGAAACGGAAACCAAGCATTCGAGACACGGCATCCAATGCAGACAATGATGGTTATGCTGACAATGGTGAACGTCTGTATGACTTGAATGCTCCTGCTTATGTGAAATTTAACTACACAGCAGAGAGGGATGATGAGCTTTCGTTGGTTAAAGGGACCAAAGTTACTGTCATGGAAAAATGCAGCGatggatggtggaggggtagttaTAATGGACAAACTGGTTGGTTTCCTTCAAATTATGTTATGGAGGAACCAGAGGGGACTACCGTAGAACCTGTCAGCTCATTAACAGAGAGACTAGCAGTTGTGATGAATGCACACAATGCTAAAGTACTGCATGTTGTGCAGGCTTTGTACCCATTCAGTTCTTCAAATGAGGAGGAGCTTAATTTTGAGAAGGGCGAGGTGATGGATGTTATTGAGAAACCAGAAAATGACCCAGAATGGTGGAAATGCCGGAAAGCTGATGGGCAAGTAGGGCTGGTACCCAAGAACTATGTGAATACCATACCGACATCACCACCAACCAATAGTATTGGTCCAACGCCACCTCGATGTGATTATATAGGAGTAGCAACCACTGGCAAGTTTGCTGGTAGTCCATGGTATTATGGAAAGATTACAAGGCACCAAGGAGAAATGGCTCTGAATGAAAGAGGGGTTGATGGAGATTTCATAATTCGAGACAGCGAGTCATCG CCAAATGATTTTTCTGTGTCCTTGAAGGctcaaaataaaaataagcaCTTCAAGGTACAATTGAAGCAAGGCCTGTACTGCATTGGACAACGAAAATTTGACAGCATGGAAGATTTAGTGGAACATTACAAAAAGGCGCCAATTTTCACAAGTGAACATGGCGAGAAATTGTTTTTGGTGAAACCTTTATCTTAA